The Haloplanus sp. CK5-1 genome segment GGGACCTCTCGCTGTCCCTCGATCCCGGTGAGGTCGTCGCCATCATCGGCCCCTCGGGCGTCGGGAAGACGACCATCCTCCGGATCCTCGCTCTGTCTCTCCACCCCGACGGCGGGACGGTTTCCCTCGACGGCGACCCCGTCTGGTCGCTGAGCGAGGACGACCGACTCGCCCTCCGTCGGCGCATCGGCATGGTGTTCCAAGAGGCGAGCCTGTTCGACGCCACCGTCGAGCGGAACGTCGGGTACGGACTCCGGGTGCGTGAGTCTTGGCGCGACCGACTGTGGTCCGTCCTCGGGTCGAACGAGACGCCGGAGGCCGTCACCGACTCGCTCGACCTAGTGGGATTGGACGACAAACTCCACCAGGAAGCTCGGTCGCTGTCCGGCGGCGAGGCGCAGCGCGTCTCCTTCGCTCGGGCGCTCGCGTACGACCCCGACTACCTCCTGCTCGACGAACCGACCTCCGACCTCGACCCGCGGAACACGGACCTCATCGAGGACGCCATCTCGGAGGCCAGCGACCGCGGCATCGGCGTCGGCATCGCGACCCACGACATGCACCAGGCCGAACGGATCGCCGACCGAGTCGCCGTCGTCCTCGGCGAGGGCGTCGCCGAGTTCGGATCCGCCGAACGGGTGTTCGAGAACCCCACCGACGAGCGGACCGCGAAGTTCGTCTCCGGCGAACTGGTGTACTGATACCGTCGACCACGACTATCGACGCTTCGACGGGTTTAAGTCCGACATCCACCTCGTTCCGGTGAGACAGGCCCACGCCTGTTTCACTGACCCGTAGGAGCGAAAGCGTACTACGGAGGTGAAAGATGGCAGATACAATAGAGCAAGCAGTCTCTCGCGCACTCGACGAGGCGCCGCCGCGGAACTTCCGCGAGACGGTCGACCTCGCCGTGAATCTGCGCGACTTAGATCTCAACGACCCGTCGAATCGCGTCGACGAGAGCGTCGTCCTGCCGGCCGGAACCGGCCAGGAG includes the following:
- a CDS encoding phosphate ABC transporter ATP-binding protein, with the protein product MVRLSNVTHGFGDETVVRDLSLSLDPGEVVAIIGPSGVGKTTILRILALSLHPDGGTVSLDGDPVWSLSEDDRLALRRRIGMVFQEASLFDATVERNVGYGLRVRESWRDRLWSVLGSNETPEAVTDSLDLVGLDDKLHQEARSLSGGEAQRVSFARALAYDPDYLLLDEPTSDLDPRNTDLIEDAISEASDRGIGVGIATHDMHQAERIADRVAVVLGEGVAEFGSAERVFENPTDERTAKFVSGELVY